The DNA window CCTCCGTGACCGCGGCGTGGAACTGATATTTGACTGCGTGAACCCGTCATCTCATGCCGCAATGACCCGGACCCCAATCAAAAAACAAGGAGGCCGCACATATATTGATGCTGCTACCGGTGAGGGCTATGGTGAAAAACCGGAGGATATGACCCATCTGCGTGGAAACCTCCTGGTTCCCAAGACCCATCCGCGCATTGAACTCCGCGGCCGGATAGACGGGCTGCAGGCACGCGTACTGCTAATGCAGGCAAAAAATCAGGATAATCGGGAGCTTTGCCGGGAGCTGGACAGTGTCCTTCAGTACCTGAGGGAAATCCTCGGGGCTGAGGTGAAAGAGGAGCCTCTTAGCGAGGTGCGGCTGTTTGGACTGGAACACAGTGAAATCAGGCGTATGTCCCACAATGTGAAGGAGTACTTCGGGATAGAGCACCCGATTCCCGACTGCACGATGGGGGAAACGGCTCTTGAACTGAATCTTCTCCGCACGCAGGTAAGGGAGGCGGAGCTGAGCGCGGCAAACGCTTTCCCGCAGGGCGATCCGCTTGGAATTATTGAACACTTAAACCGGCTGAGCAGCGGCATCTATATTCTTTTCTGCCGTGTTGTATCCGGATTACATTAGAGCATGTTTGAAAATTCATTCCCGCAATCTGCACGCCCCACTTCGCGGAAGATTTGGCCCAAATTCAGTTGCCGTAGCCCACTACGCTGCCCTCATTTGAGCCAAATATCCCACAAAGAGTGACGCACAGCTTACGGAAAGCAATTTTCAAACACGTTCTAGAGTGACGCGTGGGATAGTAATCCCGCTTTATCCCTGGGAGGATTTTATGAATAGACAACAGATACAGGAAATTATTCTCCGTGTTCTTGCCGAATGCGGAGAACAGATGATGGGCCGGGAGCTGCCTCTCGATTTTCCGGTGGAGGTTTCGGCCAAGCACGTCCATCTGACGAAAGAGGCGGTCGGACAGCTGTTCGGAGCCGGGGCAAGGCTGACGCCAAAGAGGCCGTTATCCCAGCCGGGACAGTTCCTGAGTGAGGAACGGGTCACCCTGGTGACGCCCAAAGGGAGAATTGAAAATGTGGCGGTGCTGGGACCGGAGAGAGAGGAAGTCCAGACGGAACTGTCTCTGACGGACTGCAGGGCGCTGGGAATCGACGCGCCGGTTTGCATGTCGGGAGATCTGGCTGGAGCGGGCGATGTGTATATCATCGGTCCCAAAGGAATGATATTTGCAAAAGAGAGCGTGATCATAGCGCAGGCCCATATCCATATTACGCCGCCCGAGGCCGGTGAATTCGGCATCATGGATGGACAGAGAGTTTCCGTAACCATCGGCGGAGAGCGGAAGATAACACTTGAAAATGTCATCTGCCGCGTCAGCAGCCAGGCGGCGCTTGCCATGCACATTGATTTTGACGAGGCCAATGCGTGTATGCTGCCAAAGAATGCTACCGCCAGAATGAGGGTTTTGGGAGACATATGCCCAGAGCAGGCACGCAGAAGCGGCAAATGTGAAGAAATTTCCGCCATGGCAGTAGAAGAAGCGGGCAGGAAAGCGCCGAAGCCTGCCGCAGGCGGTGCGGTTTTTGAAGGAAAGCTGATCACCGAGGCGGTGGCGCGCCGGCTTGCGTCCGAAAAACAATCAACGCTTACGGTGGCCAAGGGAGTCATTCTGACACCTTCGGCAAAAGACGTTTTGCGCCAGTCGGGAATCGAAGTCCTCTGGCAGGGGAGGAGGTAGGCCATATGATGATTTGTCAGGTAGTAGGCCATGTCTGGGCAACGAAAAAGGAAGAGGCCCTGAACGGACATAAACTGATGATTGTGCGGGAAGTGACGACAAACAGGAGAAACGGGGCTACCTTTGTGGCGGCTGACTCTGTTGGAGCGGGAATTGGAGAACAGGTTCTGGTGGTAAGCGGAAGTACGGCCAGACGGGCGATCGGTTCTGATGACTCTCCAATTGACAGCGCTATTGTCGGCATTATCGATTCCCTCGAGATCTCAAAGGAAAAGGGTGAGTAATATGCAGCTGACGGAACTTATCTATCAGGCCGGAATAATCGGCTGCGGCGGAGCCGGTTTCCCGACCCACGCGAAATATAATGGAACAATTGAAACAATTATAATCAATGGAGCTGAATGTGAGCCGCTTCTGCAGACGGACCGCTATCTCATGAGAAACAAGGCCGGGGAACTGATTAAGGCAGCGGATATGCTGCTCCGTGAGACCGGCGCGGGCGGCTGTGTCATTGCGCTTAAAGCATCCTATACAAGAGAAATAGGAGCCCTGGAGGAGGCAATCCGGTCACTCGGTTCGGAGGTCCGTCTTCACCGTCTTGAGAGTTTTTTTCCGGCGGGAGATGAGCAGACCATCGTCTACGAGGTGACCGGAAAGGTGGTGCCGCCCGCGGGAATCCCGCTGAATGTGGGCTGCGTTGTAAATAACGTCGCCACGCTGTACAGCATCTACGAGGCAATGGAGGGAAGACCTTTCACACAGAAGTATCTGACCGTGACCGGTGAAGTGAAACATCCGGTGATTGCAAAGGTGCCGATCGGAACACCGGTCGGTGAGTGCCTGAAACTGGCGGGAGGCCCGCTGCTTTCGGACTATGTGGTGGTCAACGGCGGCCCAATGATGGGAAAACTCATGACAAAGGAGGAGGCGGAGTCTGCGCACGTGACAAAGACCATGTCGGGGCTTATCGTTCTCTCTACGGACAGCAGTATCGCCAGACGCTCCGAAGTCACGCTGAAACACATGTTAAACCGTGCCAAATCGGCATGCATCCAGTGCAGTTTCTGTTCCCAGCTCTGCCCAAGGGCGCTGCTCGGCCATCCGCTGGAACCGCACCGGATTATGCGAAAACTCTCCTCCTGCCGCGATTTGACGGAGATACTGGACGATCAGGATGTACGGAATGCGGCGCTCTGCTGTGAGTGCGGAATCTGTGAAGTATACGCATGTCCGATGGGACTGCAGCCGAGAAAAGTCAATTCCCTGCTGAAGAGGGAACTGGCCGGGGCAGGCATCCGCTACCAGCGTACCGAAGGTGAGTGGAAGCCGGATCCGAACCGGAATATGCGCAAGGCGCCCACGGCCAGGGTGGCGTCCAGAGCCGGGGTGGCGGCATTTGAAGAGATCCGGATTGATGAGTTGAAAGAGATTACGCCTGCATTATCAGGGACGGTCCGCCTGGCTCTCCGCCAAAGTATCGGAGCGCCTTCGCAGCCAATTGTAAAGGACGGCGAGCGGGTGGAAGAAGGACAGCTTATTGCAGTCTGCCCGGAGGGAAGTCTCGGTTCTGCGCTGCACGCCTCCATAAGCGGAGTTGCGGTGCTGGAGGAACAGTACCTGGAAATCAGGCCTTAAGAAGTTACCATATTTTGTAATTATTCAGTACCTTCACAATTACCGCTTCGCGATGCACAGAAACAGCAAAAAACGCTGTTTCGCGCTGGCAAAACTCGGGATTTTCATGCAAAAACGCATGAAAACACCCTGCGGAATACTACCTACTGAACAGTTACCATATTTTGTACTGCATTGCGCAACAGACAGTATTCAGATAAAGGAGCATACAGAGAATGGAAGCAATCGGAATCCTTGAAAGCAATAGTATTGCCAAGGGAATTGAAGCGGCGGACGCGGTCCTGAAGGCGGCGGACACGACACTTTTATACGCAAAACCGGTGTGTCCCGGTAAATATACGATCCTGTTTTACGGCGACGTAGCCGCGGTAAACGCCTCCCTGGATGCGGGAGCCGCAGTAGTCGACGCCCATCTTGTGGACTCTGTCGTGATTCCCCGCGTTCATCCGCAGGTAATTCAGGCAATCAATCTCTCCACCACGCCCGATGGGGTGAATGCCGTCGGCGTTATGGAATTCTTCAGCGTCACGGCTGCGGTCTATGCGGCCGATGCGGCGGCTAAGGCGGCCGATGTGACACTGATGGATGTCCGTCTCGGCGTGGGAATCGGAGGAAAATCCTTTGCAATTCTCACCGGAGAAGTGGCGGCGGTGGAAGAGGCCGTGCGCTGCGGTATGGCGACGGGCGAGGAGAAGGGCCTGGCTGTGACCAGCACCGTAATTCCAAGTCCGCGGAAAGAGATCTTTGAGGCGTTACTGTAAAGGAGACGGCGGTATGACAGAACAAAATCCCTTTGATTCAAAACAGAGGATTATCCAGGAGTTTGTTCCCGGAAAACAGGTGACAATGGCTCATTTGATTGCCAACCCCAATGATGATTTATATAAGAAGCTGGGCGTTGTCAGCAAAACCAGAGGGGCTCTGGGAATTCTGACCATCACTCCCAGCGAGGCGGCCATCATTGGCGCCGACGTGGCGACAAAAGCCGCCGAGGTGGAGATTGTATTTGTGGACCGTTTCTCCGGTTCCCTTGTAATCTGCGGTGATGTGGCGGCGGTGGACGCAGCGTTAAAAGATGTCCTTCGCGTTCTGGGAGAGACACTTCATTTTACGATGACGGAAATTACGAGGTCTTAGGCCATGAAGAAGATTATGATGATTGGAAAGATAGGCTGTGGGAAAACGACGCTCGGACAACGTCTGATGAGGGAGACGGTCCGGTATCAGAAAACCCAGTCTATCCAGGTGATAGGGGACGGGATTGTGGATACCCCGGGAGAATATCTGGAACAGAAACAGTTTTACAGCGCGCTGATTGTCACTGCGGTGGAGGCGGACGTAATCCTGCTTCTCCTGTCCGCAATCGACGAACAGAATACATTTTCACCCAGGATGAGTTCCATGTTCAGCGGAAAGCCGGTGATTGGCGTGATTACAAAAACCGATCTCTGCAGCGATCCGCAGCGAATTGAGGCGGGAAGGGAAATACTTGAAATTGCAGGAGCGGATGAAATCCTGGAGATCGGGTTTGGCGACGACGGCTGTATTGAAAAGCTGGAAAGCAGGATAGATGAAATTGCTTAGATGGGCATATGGCCGAAAAGTGAATACGGATTTATATAGGAGGAAAATCCCCTGTGTACCGGAATCATAAAAGCGTTCGGTATGCAGGGGATTTTAAGCGTATTCTTTTCAGTTTCCGATTCCTGTCAATTTCCAATATAGAATGCAGGGCCGAGAAGTTCTTCCGTGTCCCTTAAAAGCTCGGCGGCCTCGTCATAGTTTTCTGCGGTCAGGGCCATCGTAAAGTAATTGATCAGACAGATGGGCGCAACGTGCGAATTCTGGTAGGATGCGGTTTTCACCCGGCAGGGAAGTACAATCTCAGCGTATTCCCTGGCAGCCACAAACGTTGCGGATGTGATCAGAATTACCTTTATCTGTTTCTTCTTCATCCATTCCAGCAGATGAATCGCAAGGGAGGTAAAACGCGGGAAGGCAAAGACAACACATACGTCCCCCTTCTTCATGCTCACCATTTCTTCCGGATATTCCATTCCGGTAAAACGGATAAGATGAAGGTTCTTCCTGATTCGTCCCCAGCTTGCGAAGGCGTAATAGGACAGTGAAAATCCCATTCTCATACTCATAATATAAAGAGAATCCGCGGACTGCATGAGTCCGACCGCGCGGTCAAGCTCCTCCTCCTTCAGATCCTTCATTGTATTCTCTATGTTTCTGATCTCTCTCTCAAAGGATGCCGCCAGTCTGCTGTTTACCTTCTCTTTTCCCGGTTCGCCGTCGGTTTCTCCGGGGAGGGAATCTTTATTTAAAACAATGTTCTGCGCATCTTTCTGAAGATCCGTGAATCCGGCATAGCCAAGCTGCCTGGCAAAACGTATTACCGTCGTAGTGCTGACTCCGACCAGTCCGGCCAGATCTTCCAGTGTTCCCACCGCTACTTTATCCAGATTATACAGAAAATAATTCGCAACTTCCTTATGCGACTTCGTCAGCTCATCAAAATGTGCCGTTACCCTGTTAATAAAATCTGCCATTTGTATTCCTCCTCTGTGTTCTGAGGCCTGGAGTATTCCTCCCAATATCACTTAAGCGTCCCGGCCCGCTATCAGGGCCGGAACGCCGCATATCAGCTTCTTTATTAACAATTCTAACATTGCACATTTAATAAGTCAAAACTTATTGCGATCGTCCCCGCTCTTTTCACCGCGGGCGAGCAGGAGCACGGCGCACAGGATGCACGTTATTCCAATCGCCGTGCGCGGCGTTACCGGTTCTCCGAAGAGGGCGGCGCCCGCCGCAACACTGGTCAGAGGTTCGAAGGTGCTTAGCATGGAGGACTTCTGGGGGCCTATCCGTGCGGTTCCAGTCAGCCAGGCCCCCGCTACGAGAAGAATACTGATCATTGAAAAGTCGATTAAAACGTCTGTCAGCGTCATACCTTTCTCCTTTACGTATCATACTTTACCGGGACAAATCCGGTATTCCCCGTGATTTCTTATGTTCACTTTGAATTTTGTTCCCCTTATGATTTTGGTTGATTACCTCCTTAAGGCAAAATGTTCTGCGCAGTACACTTTATGTATTATTTAATACATAAAGTGTAATCTACTACTTTTTCGCTGTCAATTGTGCTTCATGCCGAAAGTCGATTGAAATTTTTGTCGAAAATAGCCAGCTCTGACAGAGTTTCTTTTGAATTTCGTCCTTTTATACAATAACTATTCCCGGTAAAGAATAAAACAGGCTTGTAATCCGGCAATTTTTA is part of the [Clostridium] symbiosum genome and encodes:
- a CDS encoding EutN/CcmL family microcompartment protein; protein product: MMICQVVGHVWATKKEEALNGHKLMIVREVTTNRRNGATFVAADSVGAGIGEQVLVVSGSTARRAIGSDDSPIDSAIVGIIDSLEISKEKGE
- a CDS encoding 4Fe-4S dicluster domain-containing protein yields the protein MQLTELIYQAGIIGCGGAGFPTHAKYNGTIETIIINGAECEPLLQTDRYLMRNKAGELIKAADMLLRETGAGGCVIALKASYTREIGALEEAIRSLGSEVRLHRLESFFPAGDEQTIVYEVTGKVVPPAGIPLNVGCVVNNVATLYSIYEAMEGRPFTQKYLTVTGEVKHPVIAKVPIGTPVGECLKLAGGPLLSDYVVVNGGPMMGKLMTKEEAESAHVTKTMSGLIVLSTDSSIARRSEVTLKHMLNRAKSACIQCSFCSQLCPRALLGHPLEPHRIMRKLSSCRDLTEILDDQDVRNAALCCECGICEVYACPMGLQPRKVNSLLKRELAGAGIRYQRTEGEWKPDPNRNMRKAPTARVASRAGVAAFEEIRIDELKEITPALSGTVRLALRQSIGAPSQPIVKDGERVEEGQLIAVCPEGSLGSALHASISGVAVLEEQYLEIRP
- a CDS encoding BMC domain-containing protein, producing the protein MEAIGILESNSIAKGIEAADAVLKAADTTLLYAKPVCPGKYTILFYGDVAAVNASLDAGAAVVDAHLVDSVVIPRVHPQVIQAINLSTTPDGVNAVGVMEFFSVTAAVYAADAAAKAADVTLMDVRLGVGIGGKSFAILTGEVAAVEEAVRCGMATGEEKGLAVTSTVIPSPRKEIFEALL
- a CDS encoding BMC domain-containing protein, with amino-acid sequence MTEQNPFDSKQRIIQEFVPGKQVTMAHLIANPNDDLYKKLGVVSKTRGALGILTITPSEAAIIGADVATKAAEVEIVFVDRFSGSLVICGDVAAVDAALKDVLRVLGETLHFTMTEITRS
- the eutP gene encoding EutP/PduV family microcompartment system protein, with the protein product MKKIMMIGKIGCGKTTLGQRLMRETVRYQKTQSIQVIGDGIVDTPGEYLEQKQFYSALIVTAVEADVILLLLSAIDEQNTFSPRMSSMFSGKPVIGVITKTDLCSDPQRIEAGREILEIAGADEILEIGFGDDGCIEKLESRIDEIA
- a CDS encoding MurR/RpiR family transcriptional regulator; its protein translation is MADFINRVTAHFDELTKSHKEVANYFLYNLDKVAVGTLEDLAGLVGVSTTTVIRFARQLGYAGFTDLQKDAQNIVLNKDSLPGETDGEPGKEKVNSRLAASFEREIRNIENTMKDLKEEELDRAVGLMQSADSLYIMSMRMGFSLSYYAFASWGRIRKNLHLIRFTGMEYPEEMVSMKKGDVCVVFAFPRFTSLAIHLLEWMKKKQIKVILITSATFVAAREYAEIVLPCRVKTASYQNSHVAPICLINYFTMALTAENYDEAAELLRDTEELLGPAFYIGN
- a CDS encoding EamA family transporter, which translates into the protein MTLTDVLIDFSMISILLVAGAWLTGTARIGPQKSSMLSTFEPLTSVAAGAALFGEPVTPRTAIGITCILCAVLLLARGEKSGDDRNKF